The genomic interval TATGCCCATCTTTCGTGACACTTTGCGTGACATAGTTGTATGTAGCACCGTTGCTGAGTTGAGTTAATATTCTGCCGCGTTTATGCATTTCATTTACGCATCGCAAGAGCATCTCCTCAAGGTTTCCTAGCCTTAGCGGCTTTAATATGTAGCCAGATAAGCGAAGAGAAACTGCTTCTTGAAGCATTTCTGCCTCACCGTGGGACGTAAGTATAATAATGGGAATATCGAGGTCTTTTTTACGCAGAATTCGCGCGACTTCCATGCCGTTGAGCAGTGGCATATATATGTCCAAAATAATGATATGCACAGTATGCTTTTCAATTAAGTGAAGTGCTTTTTCTCCGTCCTCAACTGCATAAACCTTATGAAAGCGTCTTTTAAGGTAAGTGCCAATATGTTCTCTCGCTATAGGATCATCCTCTGCAACCAGCACGCTCATTTGGCTTAAAGATTCTCGTGTATGATTTTCCATGTAATAGCTCCAGTTAAAAAAGCTAGCTGATTAGTAAATGATTCAAAAATGACCAAACAACAACCATCGACACTTGAGCAATGACACGGCACGAGATATCTAACCCTTTAAGCCAAAGATTCATAGGCGACAACACGATTGCGCCCACTCTCTTTTGCTGCGTACAAGGCTTGATCGCATTGGCGGCAGAGAGCTTTCAGGTTCTCCATTGTATCGGGCACAATGCTACGGGTGCCTATACTAACAGTCACATGGTTTGCTGTGTCGCTATAATCATGCGGCAAGTTAAGCGTCTCTATAGTAGCCTGCAGGTTCTTTGCAACCTCAATTGCTCCTTGTGAATCTGTTTCCAGAAGGATAACCGCAAATTCCTCACCGCCATAGCGGGCAACAACATCCATGGGTCGTGAAATGGCATCAGCCATGGCCCTAGCAACCGTGCGCAGCACCTCATCGCCTGCTCCATGGCCGTAATTATCATTGTAGGGCTTGAACTTATCCACATCTATCAAAAGAAGGCTAATGGGGGTTCCGTTTCGAATTGCCTGTTTGCCGAGTTTCTCTAGCTGTTGTTCAAAGAAACGACGATTGGGTATTTCCGTCAAACCGTCAATCATGGAAAGGCGCTCAAGTTGATCAATTTTGTGCTTCAGAGTGATATGCGTATGGATGCGGGC from Desulfurispira natronophila carries:
- a CDS encoding response regulator transcription factor, yielding MENHTRESLSQMSVLVAEDDPIAREHIGTYLKRRFHKVYAVEDGEKALHLIEKHTVHIIILDIYMPLLNGMEVARILRKKDLDIPIIILTSHGEAEMLQEAVSLRLSGYILKPLRLGNLEEMLLRCVNEMHKRGRILTQLSNGATYNYVTQSVTKDGHKYALTKNEKRFLKIMLRNRNQLLSFDAICEAMDPNLEMTNCALRNLVYRLRKKIGAESIISDSGGGYTLQ
- a CDS encoding diguanylate cyclase, giving the protein MTTQALAGYLCDSYRVQVTHTGSVALSMIKDIKPDLILLDIGMPEMDGYEVCRHLKEDSSTKDTPIIFITARSSIEDEEKGLRIGAVDYISKPFRLATTRARIHTHITLKHKIDQLERLSMIDGLTEIPNRRFFEQQLEKLGKQAIRNGTPISLLLIDVDKFKPYNDNYGHGAGDEVLRTVARAMADAISRPMDVVARYGGEEFAVILLETDSQGAIEVAKNLQATIETLNLPHDYSDTANHVTVSIGTRSIVPDTMENLKALCRQCDQALYAAKESGRNRVVAYESLA